Below is a genomic region from Neisseria arctica.
ATATCGGCCTGAATGTAACTGTTTTCACTATTTTGATGTTTGCCGTAGGTATTGCCATGGCTGTGGGTAAAGCTTCGGTATTCAAATTTGTTGCTGATGATTACCCTACAAATATCGGGGCGGTATCAGGCATTGTCGGCTTGGCCGGTGGTTTGGGGGGGTTCCTGTTACCGATTATGTTCGGTGCGCTTGAAGATATCACCGGTATCCGCTCAACCAGTTTTATGCTGCTTTACGGAACAGTGTGCGTTTCTTTGGTATGGATGCACTTTTCCATGAAAGCCAAACGCATTGAAGCAGAACGGAAAAATAATTAATTATCTATAAATTAGTAAGAATTTACTATTTCAATTTGTTTTCAGACGGCATTTAATAATTGCCATAAACAAGGCCGTCTGAAAAGAAATATTTATTGGAGATAAAAATGAATCATTTGATTCAAGATTGGCGTCCTGAAGACAAACAGTTTTGGGAAACCAGCGGGCGAAAAACTGCCAAACGCAATTTGTGGATTTCCATTCCCGCGCTTTTACTGGCATTTGCCATTTGGCAAGTGTGGAGTGTTGCAGTGGTTAATTTGCCCAACATCGGTTTTCAATACAGTGAAAACCAGCTTTTTTGGTTGGCTGCTCTACCCGCACTCTCAGGCGCTACTTTACGGATTTTTTATTCGTTTATGGTCCCCGTATTCGGAGGTAGAAAGTGGACAGCAATTTCTACTGCCAGCCTGCTTTTACCCGCAATAGGTTTGGGCTTTGCCGTGCAAGATCCTTCCACCAGCTATTTAACCATGATGATATTGGCATTATTGTGTGGTTTTGGCGGAGGCAACTTTTCATCCAGTATGGCCAATATCAGCTTTTTCTTTCCAAAGGCTGAAAAAGGCACTGCACTCGGCCTCAATGCGGGTCTGGGTAATTTAGGGGTATCCGTTGTGCAATTCGTTGTACCGCTAATCATCACGGCAGGCGTTTTCGGCGCGTTCGGCGGTGATGCGCAAACATGGGTGAAAGGCGATGCCACCAAACAAGTTTGGTTGCAAAATGCGGGATTTATTTGGGTTCCCTTTATTATTCTTTCGACTTTGGCCGCTTGGTTCGGAATGAATGATTTGGCCAGTGCGAAAGCCAGCTTCAAAGAACAAGCAATTATTTTCAGCCGTAAGCACAATTGGATTATGTGTATTTTATATTTGGGTACTTTCGGCTCATTTATCGGCTTTGCCGCTGGCTTCCCGCTGTTGATTAAGGCACAATTTCCCGATGTCGATTCGGTTAAATATGCCTTTTTAGGTCCTTTGGTCGGTGCTTTGGCCCGCCCTATCGGCGGTTGGCTTTCCGATAAAATCAAAAGCGGTGCCAAAATCACTCAAATTGTATTCGCCGGTATGATTATCGCCGTATTAGGCGTGATCTCTTTCTTACCTAATAACGGCCAGGGCGGTAGTTTTTGGGGATTTTTCGCCTGCTTTATGGCACTTTTCGCCCTCACCGGCTTAGGCAATGGTTCGACTTTCATGCAGGTTCCCGTTATCTTCTTAAATATGCATGAAAAATTTGCACAAAACGGCTTAAAAACCGAAGAACAAGCTCGTTTGGATGCGACAAAGGAAGGTGCGGCTGTAATCGGCTTTACCGCAGCTTTTGCTGCATACGGCGGATTTTTTATTCCCAAAAGCTATGGTACTTCAATCGCATTAACCGGTAGTGTGAATGCGGCTTTGATTGCCTTTATTTGCTTCTACACCATCTGTTTGCTTTTAAATTATTGGTACTATGCACGCAAAAATGCCGAAGCAAAATGCTAAATATTAGATTGTAATCCGAGCTTTTATTTCTCTGGCCGAACAGTATTCATATTACTTTTCGGCCAGTTTTGTGTTAAAAAAGCCGCACCTTCTGCATATAAATGCAAAAAGCCTACCAATTCTTGCTCCTGAAAGATTTTAATTTTATGATATGTCCACAGGTATGCAGCAGCATACCGATATAAAGGACACATACATGAACAAAACCAAAATCTTCACCTTGTTTGCTGCCGCTGCCGTATTGGCTATCGGCGCTAATGCGTATGCAGCCAAAGAAATCAAAATTGCAGCCGATAACAGCGGCTATTCGCAAGATGATGCGCAAAAATTGGCTTCTACCGCTGTAAGCATGGGTGTTAAAGAACCGGTTAACCTCAACTTGGCCGGCGGTAACTTAACCGTATCAGGCAGCAACAGCACCAAATGCGTTTTTAAAGTAGGTAGTGAAAGCAAACCCAAAATTCAGGGCGTAAGCTGTAAATAAACTTTTTTAATCATGCAGAGCCGTCTGAAAAATTATTCAGGCGGCTCTGTTTTCATTTAGAATAGCCGCACAAAAATTTCAATAAATATTTATTTTTATCATGCAAATATATCTTGTCGGCGGTGCTGTACGTGATTTTCTATTGGGTTTACCTGTTAAAGACCGAGATTGGGTCGTTGTCGGTGCAGATGTTCAAACCATGCTGGCACAAGGGTTTTCTCCGGTAGGAAAAGACTTTCCCGTATTTCTGCATCCGAACACACATGAAGAATATGCTTTGGCACGCACCGAGCGCAAAACTGCCAAAGGCTATGCGGGCTTTGTGTTCCATACCGACAAAAATATCACACTCGAACAAGACCTTGAGCGCCGTGATCTAACTATTAATGCAATGGCGCAAACGTCCGAGGGCGAAATTATCGACCCCTTCGGCGGTCAAGCCGACTTGGCCAACCGCGTATTACGCCATGTTTCCCCCGCTTTTGCCGAAGATCCGGTCAGAATTCTCCGGGTTGCCCGTTTTGCCGCCCGCTATGATTTTGAGGTGGCCTCCGAAACCATGCAACTGATGAAAGATATGGTTGCGGCGGGTGAAGTAGATGCTTTGGTTGCCGAGCGTGTTTGGCAGGAATTATCTAAAGGTTTAATGGAATCTTACCCGGCAAAAATGATTGAAATTTTGCGTGAATGCGGGGCATTGGAAATATTACTTCCCGAAGTGGAAGCCTTATTCGGCGTCCCCCAACGTGCGGACTACCATCCTGAAGTAGATACCGGTATCCATACCCTAATGGTACTTCAACAAGCAGCCGAAATGCAGTTGAGCCTGCCTGAGCGTTATGCCGCACTACTGCATGATTTAGGTAAGGCATTAACTCCGCCCGATATTTTACCCAAGCATCACGGGCATGATATCGCCGGCGTTGATCCTGCCCGCAGGGTTAATGCCCGTTGGCGCGTCCCCAAGCATTGTGCAGAGCTGGCGGAACTGGTATGCCGTTGGCACATTATTTTTCATAGTGTTAGCGAACTCAAACCGCAAACCGTACTTAATACTTTGAAAAAAACCGATGCCTTCCGCCGCCCAGAACGTTTTCAGGCTGCCTTGAATGTGTGTGTTGCCGATACGCGCGGCAGACTACATCGGGAAAACACCCCCTACCCCCAGCGCGATCATTGGCTGGCTCTATTGGATGCTGCTAACAATATCGACACAACTGCTATTGTCAACACCCATAAGGATTGTCCTCACAAAATCGCAGAAGCAATCGATCATGCGCGTCTAACCGAAATTACACCTTTGCAAGCGGCATACCGTAAGATTACAAGTATTCATACGTATTAGAAAAAGTATAAAAATATTACAATGCTGTCTGAAAATTATGCTTTCTTAATTGCCTACATATAAATTTTTCAGACGGCCTGTAAACCTTACAAACGATAATAGCCGAAATCAAACAAATACTACCGGTTGATCATGAAAAAGTGCCTGCCTTGTTTCTACAGGCTTTCTCATTTTTGCTAACGATTTATTACGTTTTAGAAATTGACTTGATTGCCCGACTTGATATCATTCCATATGAATGACATCGGTGTCTTTTTAGACAGTATAATGCAGTACCCCATACCTTTTAATTACACCCCGCCGACAGGAATAAAACCATGCAGCTAAAAAACGAAGCCATGCTGATTACCTATGCCGATAGTTTAGGCAATAATTTAAAAGACTTAGCCAAAGTATTACAAGGTCCTTTAAAAGATGTGGTCGGCGGGGTGCACATTCTTCCCTTTTTCCCCTCATCAGGTGATCGCGGTTTTGCCCCTATGGATTACACCAAAGTTGATCCTTCGTTCGGAAATTGGGAAGATATTCGGGCTTTGGCAGAAAATTATTATTTGATGTTCGACTTTATGGTCAACCATATTTCAGCCCAATCCCCTTATTTTAAAGACTTTTTAGCTAAAAAAGACCAATCCGAATACGCTGATTTATTTATCCGCTACAAAAATTTCTGGCCAAATGGCAAGCCTACCCAAGAACAAGTAGATCTAATCTACAAACGCAAACCGCGCGCGCCCTATCGTATTGCCGAGTTTGCCGACGGCACCCAAGAAAAAGTGTGGTGTACTTTTGATGAAGAGCAAGTGGATTTGGATGTCACCACACCCACCACCAAAAAATTCATCAAAAACAATTTGGAATTTCTAAGCAAGCAAGGAGCTTCGATTATCCGTTTAGATGCTTTTGCTTACGCCAATAAAAAAATCGGCACCAACTGCTTTTTTATCGAACCCGAAATTTGGAAAACTTTGCGGGAATGTACCGATGTATTGGACGCGCACAACGTAGCCGTATTGCCGGAAATTCACGAACACTACACTATCCAGCTGAAAATTGCCGAACACGGTTATTATGTATACGACTTCGCTCTGCCGATGCTGGTATTACATACCTTGTTTAGCAGCCGGGTTGACCGTTTGGTACATTGGATGGAAATTTGCCCGCGCAAACAATTCACTACACTCGATACGCACGACGGCATCGGAGTTGTGGATGTAAAGGATTTAATGACGGACGAAGAAACCGAAGCAGCGCGTGAAGCCTTATATGCCCAAGGCGCAAATGTTAAGAAAAAATACAGCAGTGCCGAATACAATAATCTCGATATTTATCAGATCAATTGTACTTATTATTCGGCATTGGGCAATGACGACCAAGCCTATCTGCTGGCACGCGTATTACAGTGTTTCGCCCCCGGTATTCCGCAGATTTATTATGTCGGCCTACTGGCCGGTGAAAATGATATCGAGCTATTGGAAAAAACCAAAGAAGGCCGCAATATCAACCGCCATTACTATACGTTAGAGGAAATCGAGGCCGCCGTACAACGTCCAGTTGTGCAACGTTTATTTGGCCTTCTGAAATTCCGTAATACCAGCAAAGCATTTGATGGAGAATTCAGCGTAAAAGCTTTGAATGAAAATACAATTGAAATTACCTGGAATAATACGGCCGAAAAAATCAGTACGAAAATGACCGCAAATATCTGTAATAAAACCTTTACCATTATAGAAACCGTAAACGGCAAAGATCATGAAATCAAAATTTAGCATAATGAGCGTGATATAACCTTTATATCAAATATGCCGTCTGAAAAAGTTTTCAGACGGCATATTTGATATTTCGTAGTTAGATATTAAAAATATAACCACCAAGGACAAATTAATCCTATTTTAAATACACCCTACCATTTTCCATCTGCCAAGTTTCTTCGGCTAATGCATGGGCATCCGCCTTATCATGAGTAATCAAAATCATCGGTACACCTGTTTGTGCTTGTAACAAAGCCAATTCCTCACGCGTATGCTTTCGCAAATCAGTATCCAACGCAGAAAAAGGCTCATCCAACAAAAGCAAGCGCGGTTTGACAGCTAAAGCCCGTGCTAATGCGGTACGCTGTTTTTGCCCACCGGAAATCTGGCTAGGCAGTTTGTTTGCAATATGGCCGATTTTTAATATATCCAGCCAAAACGCCACCTCTTCAGACGGCCTTTTACCCGGATTGCGCCATCCTTGCTGCAAACCGAAACCGATATTTTGAGCCACAGTTAGGTGAGGAAACAGCGCATAATCTTGAAATACCAAGCCTGCTTTGCGCTGTTGTATCGGTAAATTGATATTGGTTTCCGAATCAAACCAGATTTCACCGTCGATTTTGATGTGACCGGCATCCGGAGCAAGCAGTCCGGCCAAAATTTGCAAAGTCAGGCTTTTACCGGCACCTGAGGCTCCGATCAAAGCTAGCTTTTCAGCATTGGTTGCCAATTTTACTGCCAAAGAAAAGCCGGAAAAATTTTTTTCAATATCAATATCAAACTGCATCACGCGCACTTCCGTCTTTTGCCTTGGCCAGTTTGCCTAAGACCAACAAAATTATGATACACACAATCGAAATCAATAATACTAAACGGTTGGCCAATATATCGTTACCGGCTTGAACAGCTTCATAAACGGCAATTGACAATGTTTGTGTTTGCCCCGGAATACTGCCCGCTACCATTAAAGTTGCCCCAAACTCTCCTAAGGCACGGGCAAAAGCAAGCAACATTCCTGCCAAAATGCCGCGCCAAGCCAGGGGCAGACTTACTCTGAAAAAAACAGAAAGCGAACCCAAGCCCAATACCTTGGCCGCTTGTTCAAGCTGTGGCGGCACACTTTCGAATGCGGAGCGTGCGGGCTTGAATACCAACGGAAAAGTAACCACCATGGCGGCGATAACCGCGCCCTGCCAAGTAAAAATCAAATTAATACCGAAGGTATCCTGTAACCATGTGCCGAAAGCTCCGTTTCTACCGAGCAACACCAATAAGTAATAACCCAGCACTGTAGGCGGCATCACCATCGGCAAGGTCAGCAGCGTATCCAACAGCTCCCGGCCGAAAAAACGCCAACGTGCCAAAACAAATCCGGCTGCAGTGCCAAGCAGCAGGTTACAGAAAGTGGCGATACCGGCAACTTTGAGCGACAACCATAATGCGGTTAATGCAGAAGCTTCTTCCATATTCGAACTTATATAAAAAGGCCGTCTGAAAACTTCAGACGGCATAATTGTATCGTTTCGCTATTTTACACGTATTCTATAAAAATGCTTAAGCACTAAAAATGCTTAAGCACTTTGAAGTATGGATAAAAGATCGTTTTATTACAAGCTGCGGTGTACTCGCGCCGGATTACCGAAAGCAACTACTCCGGCCGGAATATCGCGTACCACCACGCTGCCTGCACCGATCATACAGTCGGCCCCGATTTCTACGGTTTGGATAACACAACTGCCAATGCCTACTTGGGTACGCGCGCCAACAGTTACGCTGCCGGCTAAGGCTGCTTTTGGCGCAATATGCGCATAATCACCAATAATACAATCATGTTCGACAATGGAACCGGTATTGAGAATGACACCCGAACCAATTTTAGCTCCGGCATTCACCACTACCCCAGCCATTGCCACTGTACCCGGGCCTATTTCGGCACCGGGCGAAACCACCGCATGGGGGTGAATCAAGCTAACCGGTGAAAAGCCTGCTGCAATGACTTTTTCACTTAGTTTTTGCCGTGTTGTATTATTACCTACGCCGATAACCATATCGCCCGGCGGTAACGATTCATGAAAAGGCGTACCATTGGCATCATCAAGAAATACAATGTTTTTATAATTAAAAAATCTGGCAATATCGGCTACTACCCTGCCATGCCCGCCTGCACCATAGATATAAAGCAGCGTTGAATTCATCAAAAACTCTATGTTATTAAGCTGTAAATCAAAGCATCATATTTTTATTAAAAAAGCGGCGCGCATTATAGCAATAAAAAAACTTGTACGCCGATAAATTTTGACAAACGATCAATATGATGTTTGAATTAACTAACCCGATATTAAATAATAAGAAATTAGAAATTAAGTCGGCCGGCTTTTTAATTTGAAAGTAAAAATAATACCGAAAAAAATAATTTATCTAATTAAATATTAGCTACCATACCAACATTCTTTTGCAGACGTGGTATAGGTTAATTGACAAATTAAACCGCTGGCAGTTTCAGAAATTTTTATGGTTTACCAAAACCATACTTTCTTAAAATATTTTGCGCTTCGACAGAGGCCAGATAGTCAGTAAATCTCCGTGCTTCAGTGGCTTGCCGGCTGTCTTTTACTACTGCCGCCGGATAGGATACCGTCTTGTCTGTTTGCACCGTTGCAGCAATTTTGACTTTACCCGGCATTAAAGCAGCATCTGTACGATAAACAAAACCCGCATCTACCTCTCCCCTTGCCACATAATCCAAAGATTGGCGTACATGTTGGGTTTGAATGATCTTCGGAAGAACCTTCTGCCACTGCCCGCTTCTTTCCAATGCTGCCTTCCCATACCTGCCTGCCGGAACTGAAGCCGGATTACTTAACGCGATTCGGCGAACATCGGGAGATGGCAAATCGTTTATACTGCGGATATTCAAACGGCTTTTCACAGGCACAACCAATACCAGCGTATTACGTGCAAATATCTTTCTAGCCGCCTTATCAACAATACCGGCCGCTTGCGCCTTATCCATCGTTTCATCATCGGCAAACGCCAATACATCTACAGGTGCTCCCCGTATCGCCTGTTGCAGCAATGTTCCCGAACCTGCCGTATTTAAACGGATTACGGTATCCGGATAACGTTTTTGATACTGCCCGGCAATATCTTTGAAAGCATTCGACAAACTTGCTGCAGCAGATACGGTAATTTCTGCTGCCCAAACAGAGCTTTGACAACACAATAATGCAGAGCCCAATATAAGAAAGTGTAATTTCATAACTATTTTTCCAAAGTTAAATACAAACAGAATTTTGGCTTTTATCGATTAGAAAAAACAAGACAACAGAATAACTGCCGCTAAAGTAGTATTTTTTACAAATTAAGGTAGGCATTATATCCGATAAATTTATGCTAAGAGGCCGCCAAAATGCTTATGTCGATTATTTACGCTTACGGCAGATATTTTCAAACGGCCTATGCTGATGTTATGCTGACATTATGAAAATATTTACTTTTTTATAGATACACATTCATTGAGAACATCATTATGTACAATTTTAAAAATGATTATGCCGAAGGCGCCCATCCGAATATTCTGAATCGTTTGCTTGTCAGCAATTTAGAGCAACACGAAGGCTACGGAGCTGATTTTTACAGTATTAAAGCCAAAGAAATCCTACGCGGCTTGATCCAAAATGAATCCGCCGCCATCCACTTTCTAAGCGGCGGCACACAAACCAACCGTTTGGCCATGACTGCTTTTTTACGTCCGCACGAAGCAGTTATTTCTCCTTCAAGCGGTCATATTGCAACTAACGAAGCCGGAGCCATCGAAGCAAGCGGCCATAAAGTCATTACCGCCCCGGCGGAACACGGAAAGCTTACTGTTTCAGCCATCGAAGCCGTTGTGAAAAATCACAGCCTCGCTCCGCATGTGGTAAAACCGAAGCTGGTATATATTTCGCAGGCCACCGAAGTTGGTACAGTTTATAACTTGGCCGAATTAGAGGCTCTCTCAAATTATTGCCGTAATCATGGCTTATATTTTTACATCGATGGTGCACGTTTGGGGAGCGCCATAATGGCGGAAGGGTGCGATGTTACACTGCCCGACTTAGCCCGCCTGACCGATGCTTTCTATATCGGAGCCACTAAAAACGGCGGCTTGCTCGGTGAAGCCATGGTAATTGCCAACCCTGATTTGCAAAATGATTTTGATTATATCGTCAAACAAAACGGCGCTTTGCTTTCCAAAGGCCGTTTACTGGGTATCCAATATTTCGAACTTTTTTCAGACGGCCTTTATTTCGAGTTGGCTCGTCATGCCAATACAATGGCTGCTAAAATTACGGCTGCTTTACGCGGAAAAGGTTATAATTTTTTAACAGATTCCACTACCAATCAAATATTTCCGATTCTTCCCTATAGTTTGATTGAAAAACTGAAAAGTGATTTTGATTTTTATATTTGGCAAGCAATTGATAACAACCATGCAGCGATACGCTTGATTACTTCGTGGGCGACACCTGAAAGTGCAGTCGATCAGTTTATTGCGGCATTAGAATAAATTGCTGTCAAAAATATATTTTCAGGCCGTCTGAAATACTTTTTCAGACGGCCTTTACGTTTTCAAGTCATTAAGCCGTACGATTTTCCGTTATAATTCCCAACTCCATTATTAATCATATCTTTGCTTATGCCGTCTTACCGGCCTATCCGTACCTACCGGCGCTGGTGGCGTTACAAAGCCCACCATCATGATGCAACGCTGCCTGCCCATACTGTCGATTGTCCCGAATGCGGGTTGCGTATTGATATTCCACGCCTGCTTCAAGGGCAGGAGGCGCATTGCCCGCGCTGCAGCCATGAAATCGTCGAAGTGGAAAAGAACCCTTATATCGCTCCGCTGGCATATGCGGTAACTTCGCTGATTTTGATGGTATTCGTATACGGCATGATGTTTATAACAGTATCGTTCAGTAGCGTTACCTCAATATTATCCCTGCCTGCCATGATGAAAATTTTAATTGTGCAGGATTTCGGTTTTCTGGCCGAAGTAATGTTTGTTCTAACCTTCGGAATACCATTGCTATT
It encodes:
- a CDS encoding NarK family nitrate/nitrite MFS transporter, translating into MNHLIQDWRPEDKQFWETSGRKTAKRNLWISIPALLLAFAIWQVWSVAVVNLPNIGFQYSENQLFWLAALPALSGATLRIFYSFMVPVFGGRKWTAISTASLLLPAIGLGFAVQDPSTSYLTMMILALLCGFGGGNFSSSMANISFFFPKAEKGTALGLNAGLGNLGVSVVQFVVPLIITAGVFGAFGGDAQTWVKGDATKQVWLQNAGFIWVPFIILSTLAAWFGMNDLASAKASFKEQAIIFSRKHNWIMCILYLGTFGSFIGFAAGFPLLIKAQFPDVDSVKYAFLGPLVGALARPIGGWLSDKIKSGAKITQIVFAGMIIAVLGVISFLPNNGQGGSFWGFFACFMALFALTGLGNGSTFMQVPVIFLNMHEKFAQNGLKTEEQARLDATKEGAAVIGFTAAFAAYGGFFIPKSYGTSIALTGSVNAALIAFICFYTICLLLNYWYYARKNAEAKC
- a CDS encoding multifunctional CCA addition/repair protein, with the translated sequence MQIYLVGGAVRDFLLGLPVKDRDWVVVGADVQTMLAQGFSPVGKDFPVFLHPNTHEEYALARTERKTAKGYAGFVFHTDKNITLEQDLERRDLTINAMAQTSEGEIIDPFGGQADLANRVLRHVSPAFAEDPVRILRVARFAARYDFEVASETMQLMKDMVAAGEVDALVAERVWQELSKGLMESYPAKMIEILRECGALEILLPEVEALFGVPQRADYHPEVDTGIHTLMVLQQAAEMQLSLPERYAALLHDLGKALTPPDILPKHHGHDIAGVDPARRVNARWRVPKHCAELAELVCRWHIIFHSVSELKPQTVLNTLKKTDAFRRPERFQAALNVCVADTRGRLHRENTPYPQRDHWLALLDAANNIDTTAIVNTHKDCPHKIAEAIDHARLTEITPLQAAYRKITSIHTY
- the gtfA gene encoding sucrose phosphorylase, with translation MQLKNEAMLITYADSLGNNLKDLAKVLQGPLKDVVGGVHILPFFPSSGDRGFAPMDYTKVDPSFGNWEDIRALAENYYLMFDFMVNHISAQSPYFKDFLAKKDQSEYADLFIRYKNFWPNGKPTQEQVDLIYKRKPRAPYRIAEFADGTQEKVWCTFDEEQVDLDVTTPTTKKFIKNNLEFLSKQGASIIRLDAFAYANKKIGTNCFFIEPEIWKTLRECTDVLDAHNVAVLPEIHEHYTIQLKIAEHGYYVYDFALPMLVLHTLFSSRVDRLVHWMEICPRKQFTTLDTHDGIGVVDVKDLMTDEETEAAREALYAQGANVKKKYSSAEYNNLDIYQINCTYYSALGNDDQAYLLARVLQCFAPGIPQIYYVGLLAGENDIELLEKTKEGRNINRHYYTLEEIEAAVQRPVVQRLFGLLKFRNTSKAFDGEFSVKALNENTIEITWNNTAEKISTKMTANICNKTFTIIETVNGKDHEIKI
- a CDS encoding sulfate/molybdate ABC transporter ATP-binding protein, with translation MQFDIDIEKNFSGFSLAVKLATNAEKLALIGASGAGKSLTLQILAGLLAPDAGHIKIDGEIWFDSETNINLPIQQRKAGLVFQDYALFPHLTVAQNIGFGLQQGWRNPGKRPSEEVAFWLDILKIGHIANKLPSQISGGQKQRTALARALAVKPRLLLLDEPFSALDTDLRKHTREELALLQAQTGVPMILITHDKADAHALAEETWQMENGRVYLK
- the modB gene encoding molybdate ABC transporter permease subunit, whose amino-acid sequence is MEEASALTALWLSLKVAGIATFCNLLLGTAAGFVLARWRFFGRELLDTLLTLPMVMPPTVLGYYLLVLLGRNGAFGTWLQDTFGINLIFTWQGAVIAAMVVTFPLVFKPARSAFESVPPQLEQAAKVLGLGSLSVFFRVSLPLAWRGILAGMLLAFARALGEFGATLMVAGSIPGQTQTLSIAVYEAVQAGNDILANRLVLLISIVCIIILLVLGKLAKAKDGSARDAV
- a CDS encoding acetyltransferase, which encodes MNSTLLYIYGAGGHGRVVADIARFFNYKNIVFLDDANGTPFHESLPPGDMVIGVGNNTTRQKLSEKVIAAGFSPVSLIHPHAVVSPGAEIGPGTVAMAGVVVNAGAKIGSGVILNTGSIVEHDCIIGDYAHIAPKAALAGSVTVGARTQVGIGSCVIQTVEIGADCMIGAGSVVVRDIPAGVVAFGNPARVHRSL
- the modA gene encoding molybdate ABC transporter substrate-binding protein → MKLHFLILGSALLCCQSSVWAAEITVSAAASLSNAFKDIAGQYQKRYPDTVIRLNTAGSGTLLQQAIRGAPVDVLAFADDETMDKAQAAGIVDKAARKIFARNTLVLVVPVKSRLNIRSINDLPSPDVRRIALSNPASVPAGRYGKAALERSGQWQKVLPKIIQTQHVRQSLDYVARGEVDAGFVYRTDAALMPGKVKIAATVQTDKTVSYPAAVVKDSRQATEARRFTDYLASVEAQNILRKYGFGKP
- a CDS encoding threonine aldolase family protein, coding for MYNFKNDYAEGAHPNILNRLLVSNLEQHEGYGADFYSIKAKEILRGLIQNESAAIHFLSGGTQTNRLAMTAFLRPHEAVISPSSGHIATNEAGAIEASGHKVITAPAEHGKLTVSAIEAVVKNHSLAPHVVKPKLVYISQATEVGTVYNLAELEALSNYCRNHGLYFYIDGARLGSAIMAEGCDVTLPDLARLTDAFYIGATKNGGLLGEAMVIANPDLQNDFDYIVKQNGALLSKGRLLGIQYFELFSDGLYFELARHANTMAAKITAALRGKGYNFLTDSTTNQIFPILPYSLIEKLKSDFDFYIWQAIDNNHAAIRLITSWATPESAVDQFIAALE